In Aspergillus fumigatus Af293 chromosome 4, whole genome shotgun sequence, one genomic interval encodes:
- a CDS encoding tRNA-ribosyltransferase family protein, whose protein sequence is MPVATQASLKGLTYDQLKQTGCMLCLNNTYHLGLKPGQEVLDQVGGAHKLQGWDRNILTDSGGFQMVSLLKLAKVTEEGVRFLSPHDGTPMLLTPEHSISLQNSIGSDIIMQLDDVIATTSPDHARIHEAMERSVRWLDRCIDAHKYPERQNLFCIIQGGLDLELRKQCCAEMVARDTPGIAIGGLSGGEAKEEFCKVVDTCTGLLPEHKPRYVMGVVSTRWPIRLAVSFIDAAQGYPEDLVVAVALGADMFDCVWPTRTARFGNAVVPSGNLNLRHKSFAEDFRPIQEGCSCSCCRPRDQGGLGITRAYLHHLAAKETVGAHLLTIHNVHYLLNLMGSARQAILEDRYPAFLREFFDNLYGDKAKFPEWAVTALRGVGVDLLAD, encoded by the exons ATGCCGGTTGCGACACAGGCGTCGCTCAAGGGACTCACGTATGACCAGCTGAAGCAAACAGGCTGCATGCTGTGCTTGAATAATACATACCATCTGGGCTTGAAACCGGGGCAGGAGGTTCTAGACCAAGTGGGCGGCGCGCATAAGCTGCAAGGATGGGATCGGAATATCCTGACAGATAGCGGCGG TTTTCAGATGGTCTCTCTACTGAAGCTCGCAAAGGTCACCGAGGAAGGTGTCCGATTCCTCAGTCCCCACGATGGAACCCCGAT GCTACTCACACCAGAACATTCGATTTCTTTGCAAAACTCGATTGGCTCGGATATCATCATGCAGCTAGACGACGTCATTGCGACTACCTCTCCCGATCATGCCAGAATTCACGAGGCCATGGAACGGTCCGTTCGGTGGCTAGACCGCTGTATCGATGCGCACAAGTATCCCGAGAGACAGAACCTATTCTGTATCATCCAAGGCGGTCTAGACCTGGAGCTACGGAAGCAGTGCTGCGCTGAAATGGTTGCGCGAGATACACCGGGTATTGCCATTGGAGGTCTATCGGGTGGTGAGGCAAAGGAGGAGTTTTGTAAAGT GGTGGATACGTGCACTGGACTCCTTCCAGAGCACAAACCCCGATACGTGATGGGAGTGGTAAGTACTAGGTGGCCCATTCGGTTGGCAGTCTCTTTTATTGACGCTGCTCAGGGTTATCCAGAAGATCTGGTTGTAGCAGTTGCCCTCGGAGCGGACATGTTCGATTGTGTGTGGCCGACGAGAACAGCC CGATTCGGAAATGCTGTGGTTCCTTCTGGCAACCTGAACCTACGCCATAAGTCGTTTGCCGAGGACTTCCGACCTATACAAGAAGGGTGCAGCTGTTCTTGTTGCCGGCCCCGAGATCAAGGCGGTTTGGGGATTACGCGAGCGTATCTCCACCACCTAGCTGCCAAAGAGACGGTTGGAGCTCATCT GCTCACCATTCATAATGTTCACTATTTGCTAAACTTGATGGGATCTGCTCGTCAAGCCATTTTGGAAGATCGATATCCAGCATTTCTGCGCGAATTTTTCGACAATCTGTATGGAGATAAAGCGAAATTCCCTGAGTGGGCTGTCACTGCGCTGcgtggtgttggtgttgatctGCTGGCAGACTAG
- a CDS encoding thymidylate synthase, whose product MTIQSKDQTSIMSPAAVLPQDTPSQTGTPTPPHNPAHEEHQYLNLIRTILAEGEHRPDRTGTGTRSIFAPPQLRFSLSKPGATPSSDPIPILPLLTTKRVFLRAVIAELLWFISGCTSSIPLSEAGIKIWDGNGSREFLDKVGLGHREVGDLGPVYGFQWRHFGAEYIDAKTDYTGQGVDQLAEVVRKLKETPFDRRIIMSAWNPADLKKMALPPCHMFAQFYVSYPNGLDNKGSLSCLLYQRSCDMGLGVPFNIASYALLTHILAHATDLNPGTLIHTMGDAHVYLDHVDALNEQLKREPTEFPELRIKRNDRGSGVVDGWKEEEFEVVGYQPHKAIKMNMSV is encoded by the coding sequence ATGACAATTCAATCCAAAGACCAAACAAGCATCATGTCGCCGGCAGCCGTGTTGCCGCAAGATACCCCCAGCCAAACTGGCACACCGACTCCTCCTCATAACCCTGCACATGAGGAACATCAAtacctcaacctcatccgcACCATCCTCGCCGAAGGCGAGCATCGTCCCGACCGCACAGGGACAGGCACCCGCTCGATCTTCGCACCACCGCAGCTACGATTCTCGCTCTCCAAGCCTGGTGCAACACCCTCCTCGGACCCGATCCccatcctccccctcctcaCCACCAAACGCGTTTTCCTGCGTGCCGTCATCGCCGAGCTCCTCTGGTTCATCTCCGGATGCACCTCCTCCATCCCCCTCTCGGAAGCAGGCATCAAAATCTGGGACGGTAACGGCAGCCGCGAGTTCCTGGACAAAGTTGGGCTCGGGCACCGCGAGGTCGGCGATCTAGGCCCTGTGTATGGGTTCCAGTGGCGGCATTTCGGGGCCGAGTACATCGACGCCAAGACGGATTACACAGGCCAGGGCGTCGACCAGCTCGCGGAGGTTGTGCGCAAGCTGAAAGAAACGCCCTTTGACCGCCGCATCATCATGAGTGCGTGGAACCCGGCggatctgaagaagatggcgctCCCGCCCTGTCATATGTTTGCGCAGTTCTATGTCTCATATCCGAATGGGCTGGACAACAAGGGGAGCCTATCGTGTCTGCTGTATCAACGTTCGTGCGATATGGGGCTTGGTGTGCCATTCAACATTGCGTCGTATGCGCTGCTGACGCATATACTGGCCCATGCGACGGATCTGAACCCCGGCACTCTGATTCATACCATGGGTGATGCGCATGTGTATCTGGACCATGTCGACGCGCTGAACGAGCAGCTCAAGCGGGAGCCTACAGAGTTTCCGGAACTGCGCATCAAGCGTAATGATCGTGGGAGTGGAGTTGTGGATGgttggaaggaggaggagtttGAAGTCGTTGGATACCAGCCTCACAAGGCTATCAAAATGAACATGAGCGTTTGA
- a CDS encoding AN1-type zinc finger protein: MAPITVSKGRTPSPNAQESFTQTADKDLESIGRHCQFEYCHQLDFLPFRCESCRGTFCLEHRTETAHRCPKAGEWARRRNGNQNTSTASLPTQKPTIYNSDQCAHLDCKTLINTLKDPGVRCPDCNRQYCLRHRLREEHECTKIAPLGARAGSQGPSNAETIRSMFARVRTWGKDKGQALAPKPKANSAAARISELNALKKAAKGDAGIPADKRLYLHVVGTADAQAQKAEPPSGDFWFDSRWKVGRVLDDAARRLRIENVNNRAGEEERLRIFHVDSGEFLEFSETIGDGKVKQGHTIVLLRGAGVILGKS, translated from the coding sequence ATGGCACCCATAACCGTCTCAAAAGGCCGGACACCCAGTCCGAACGCCCAAGAATCCTTCACGCAAACGGCCGATAAGGACCTAGAGTCCATCGGCCGACACTGTCAATTCGAATACTGCCACCAACTCGACTTCCTCCCTTTCCGCTGTGAATCCTGCCGCGGAACCTTCTGCCTCGAGCACCGCACCGAAACCGCCCACCGCTGCCCCAAAGCCGGCGAATGGGCCCGCCGCCGCAACGGAAACCAGAACACCAGCACCGCGAGCCTTCCCACGCAGAAACCCACAATCTACAACTCAGACCAATGCGCCCATCTCGACTGCAAGACACTCATCAACACGCTGAAAGATCCCGGCGTGCGCTGCCCAGACTGTAATAGACAGTATTGTCTACGCCACCGGCTCCGGGAAGAGCACGAGTGCACGAAGATCGCGCCGCTTGGCGCTCGGGCAGGCAGCCAGGGCCCAAGCAATGCGGAGACGATCCGCTCGATGTTCGCGCGGGTGCGCACATGGGGAAAAGACAAAGGACAGGCGCTGGCGCCGAAGCCTAAGGCCAATAGCGCAGCTGCGCGAATTTCGGAGCTGAATGCACTCAAGAAGGCAGCAAAGGGTGATGCAGGCATCCCCGCTGACAAGCGGCTGTATCTGCATGTAGTTGGGACGGCAGATGCGCAGGCACAAAAGGCGGAGCCGCCTTCGGGGGACTTTTGGTTCGATTCGAGGTGGAAGGTTGGGCGGGTGCTGGATGATGCGGCGCGGAGGTTGCGGATCGAGAATGTGAATAATCGGGCcggggaggaggagcggtTGCGGATCTTCCATGTGGATTCGGGGGAGTTTTTGGAGTTCTCGGAGACGATTGGGGATGGGAAGGTGAAGCAGGGTCATACTATTGTCTTATTGAGAGGGGCGGGAGTTATTCTGGGGAAGTCGTGA
- a CDS encoding histone deacetylase hosB, whose translation MDPSIRDEPPQATFTAPPPPPPAPSSNDLTNSLNHLTIASAAATPLPTSPSPSSLLSPLDVPARSSADLAHPVPRRTASSNSLSDERDERRKSTSSLKKRSSTASLRSGHNSAGANSPRPSLSRRSSSSNFATPPTSTANMPSKRPQEQAAPTAASVAADFFQREVDLHQSTDLHSKVVVVVHDACYGHRFSRPRTSKTALSYIVERPERIQACVVGVSAAYVLMAGRHAGKRFAPHPELDLHQLPAPPFQIRKTSRTMPITSAAVTHVHGTKWMDELKTMCDAAESRLALNGKELVRPRSSGKDGDSAKKAPLNDGDLYLCSESLNAFEGALGGVCEGVDAVFNSNTTKRAFVCIRPPGHHCSTSHPSGFCWINNVHVGITYAAMTHGLTHAAILDFDLHHGDGSQDIAWEQNQKAVSAAWNAANHKKTRIGYFSLHDINSFPCEYGDVEKVRNASVCIDKAHGQSIWNVHLETWKSDAEFWEIYAAKYTILLEKARAFLRLHTERLLDSAPGDTPPKAAIFISAGFDASEWEGSGMQRHQVNVPTEFYAKFTADVVQMAEEEGLGVDGRVISVLEGGYSNRALTSGVLSHLAALGDTTTLSAIVNHEQQVGLASEMFDRLHVSDSNAPAEALRTPSDIGYDSQWWAPTRLDELEALVYPPPSTAPKSKSARTYFAPTQSFAAKVVAAPRDRKSTGSPAGSDVVPLPEVGWATAAHELSKVLIPSHRQTTSYRPEELNAEASRIRRERQTAVAAAQASQKAASAASAASEGNRMQLRTRKAKASLPSSPKAETPKKNVTKSTRRTTIDPGDLPSSTADSSPGVRTTRRKSTTPIASKPSGAAESGRPNTSSLDVGASETPEQASIAAGSCPPESPSRSRSSTPSRSAAPKRSEGPKVPPVPRVPSSFLSKPASSDDQKVVSDQAQAEMTEKTDSRPADLDDLAAGVKKLSIKLKVPTPEEHAAREKQRKTTKAAKATEQHQRRAPRPTTSKTPTSSKKASSVTAAATAHASTARGTSHPSPSPSTSQMPFGPNIAISNGNMDRVKQESPENAPDDLVVSSPDPLAENETPLLSNVTINRPRWETPKDVLVSGSVSTQEAPSGSATPSSWASESLPGRSTVYSPPTTTRQTMNGLPVFTSSCPIPFAAASTAPEGKQALAMQQPNLFTHSDNAGTGHPDLMHNQNYKPEQP comes from the coding sequence ATGGACCCCTCCATACGCGACGAGCCTCCCCAGGCGACATTCactgcaccaccaccaccacctcccgCACCAAGTTCCAACGATCTAACCAATAGTCTGAATCATTTGACAATTGCTTCTGCAGCCGCGACTCCTCTTCCAACCTCTCCTTCCCCGTCTTCGTTACTGTCGCCTCTGGATGTTCCCGCGCGTTCTTCTGCTGATCTGGCGCATCCTGTACCCCGACGAACTGCCAGTTCCAACTCTCTAAGTGATGAACGAGATGAACGACGGAAATCCACCTCCAGCCTGAAAAAGCGATCATCGACCGCGTCGCTTCGATCTGGACACAACAGTGCAGGCGCAAACTCACCTCGTCCCAGTCTATCGCGAcgctcttcgtcctccaaCTTCGCGACCCCCCCCACTTCCACAGCAAATATGCCATCCAAAAGACCTCAGGAGCAAGCTGCGCCCACTGCAGCTTCTGTCGCCGCGGATTTCTTCCAACGAGAAGTCGATTTGCACCAATCCACCGACCTACATTCCAAAGTCGTGGTAGTCGTTCATGACGCGTGCTACGGCCATCGTTTCTCGCGGCCGCGAACGTCGAAGACCGCTTTGAGTTACATCGTCGAACGGCCCGAGAGAATACAAGCTTGTGTGGTGGGAGTATCGGCAGCTTATGTCCTCATGGCCGGCCGCCATGCTGGAAAGCGCTTTGCCCCTCATCCTGAGCTTGATCTACATCAGCTCCCCGCGCCGCCGTTCCAAATCCGCAAGACGTCGCGGACTATGCCTATCACGTCTGCGGCTGTCACTCATGTGCATGGGACTAAGTGGATGGATGAGCTGAAAACCATGTGTGATGCAGCAGAATCAAGACTTGCTCTGAATGGCAAAGAGCTGGTTCGGCCGCGCAGCTCAGGAAAGGACGGCGATTCCGCCAAGAAGGCTCCGCTGAACGATGGTGACCTTTATCTTTGCTCAGAATCTTTGAATGCCTTTGAGGGCGCGCTCGGCGGAGTTTGTGAAGGTGTCGATGCCGTCTTTAACTCCAACACTACCAAAAGAGCGTTTGTCTGTATTCGACCCCCTGGTCACCATTGCTCTACCTCTCATCCGTCCGGATTTTGCTGGATCAACAATGTACATGTGGGTATAACCTACGCTGCCATGACCCATGGCCTGACCCATGCCGCTATACTGGATTTCGACCTGCATCATGGCGACGGTTCGCAAGATATTGCGTGGGAACAGAATCAGAAAGCCGTGTCAGCGGCCTGGAATGCAGCCAATCACAAGAAAACGAGGATTGGCTACTTCAGCTTGCATGACATAAACTCTTTTCCTTGTGAATAtggtgatgttgagaagGTGCGGAACGCTAGTGTGTGTATTGATAAAGCCCACGGTCAGTCGATCTGGAATGTCCACTTGGAGACGTGGAAGTCTGATGCGGAGTTCTGGGAAATTTATGCCGCCAAGTACACCATACTGTTAGAGAAAGCGCGCGCTTTTCTACGTCTGCACACCGAACGCCTTCTTGATAGCGCGCCCGGCGACACTCCGCCAAAAGCGGCAATTTTCATATCCGCAGGATTCGACGCGAGTGAGTGGGAAGGTTCTGGTATGCAGAGACACCAAGTGAATGTACCGACAGAGTTCTATGCGAAGTTCACCGCGGATGTTGTGCagatggccgaggaagaagggctAGGCGTAGATGGGCGTGTCATCAGTGTCTTGGAAGGGGGCTATAGTAATCGAGCATTGACCAGCGGCGTCCTCAGTCATCTCGCAGCGCTGGGAGACACAACGACATTGTCGGCCATCGTCAACCATGAGCAGCAGGTCGGTCTGGCTTCCGAAATGTTTGACCGCTTGCATGTATCGGACAGCAACGCTCCAGCTGAAGCACTGCGCACCCCATCTGACATTGGTTATGATAGTCAGTGGTGGGCGCCAACAAGActcgacgagctggaggcgCTTGTCTATCCACCTCCTTCCACAGCGCCAAAATCAAAGTCTGCTCGCACCTATTTTGCGCCCACGCAATCTTTTGCAGCCAAAGTCGTTGCAGCCCCTCGGGATCGAAAGTCTACTGGCTCACCGGCGGGCTCAGATGTTGTACCCTTGCCAGAGGTAGGCTGGGCTACGGCGGCACACGAACTATCCAAAGTCCTTATTCCCAGCCATCGTCAGACCACAAGTTATCGTCCGGAAGAACTAAATGCGGAAGCTTCACGCATTCGGCGGGAACGTCAGACCGCTGTGGCTGCCGCCCAGGCCTCCCAGAAGGCAGCGTCGGCAGCTTCAGCGGCATCAGAGGGAAATCGAATGCAGCTACGTACGAGAAAGGCCAAAGCTTCTCTGCCTAGCAGTCCCAAGGCGGAGACTCCAAAGAAAAATGTTACGAAGAGCACTCGGAGGACTACTATCGACCCTGGAGACCTGCCAAGTTCAACTGCTGATAGCTCGCCTGGCGTCAGGACAACTCGGAGAAAGAGCACAACGCCGATCGCTTCTAAGCCTTCGGGTGCAGCCGAGTCTGGTCGGCCCAATACGAGCTCGTTAGACGTTGGGGCAAGCGAAACACCCGAACAAGCAAGCATAGCTGCAGGTAGCTGTCCTCCGGAGTCTCCTAGCCGCAGCAGGTCGAGTACTCCGTCACGGTCCGCTGCTCCCAAACGGTCCGAGGGTCCCAAGGTGCCTCCTGTACCGCGCGTGCCGTCTAGTTTTCTCTCAAAGCCAGCCAGTAGCGATGATCAGAAAGTCGTCTCCGACCAAGCACAAGCAGAAATGACGGAGAAGACGGATTCCAGACCGGCAGATTTGGACGATTTGGCAGCCGGCGTGAAGAAATTGAGCATCAAATTGAAGGTACCTACCCCTGAAGAACACGCCGCTCGCGAGAAACAGAGAAAAACGACAAAAGCGGCAAAAGCGACAGAGCAACATCAAAGACGCGCTCCAAGACCGACAACATCCAAGACACCAACGTCCTCCAAGAAAGCCTCAAGCGTCACCGCGGCCGCGACCGCGCATGCTTCCACTGCCAGAGGAACCTCTCACCCTTCGCCGAGTCCTAGCACCTCCCAGATGCCTTTTGGTCCGAATATAGCCATCTCCAACGGGAACATGGATCGGGTGAAGCAAGAAAGCCCGGAAAATGCACCAGACGATCTTGTTGTCTCTTCTCCTGATCCGCTGGCGGAAAATGAAACTCCTTTGTTGAGCAATGTCACTATCAATCGCCCTCGCTGGGAAACACCCAAGGATGTGTTAGTATCTGGTTCTGTCTCGACGCAGGAAGCTCCTTCTGGCTCAGCAACCCCGTCCTCGTGGGCTTCAGAATCCCTGCCTGGTCGATCTACGGTATACTCACCTCCAACAACCACGCGTCAGACAATGAATGGACTTCCCGTTTTTACGTCCAGCTGCCCTATTCCTTTTGCGGCAGCAAGCACCGCTCCTGAGGGGAAGCAGGCTTTAGCCATGCAGCAGCCAAACCTTTTCACCCACAGTGATAATGCAGGGACTGGTCATCCGGATCTCATGCATAATCAAAACTATAAACCCGAACAACCCTGA
- a CDS encoding YggS family pyridoxal phosphate enzyme gives MTPTEQQEQEQPSPTSTTIMPASPSRTGTLLANLSSVTSRISTAALNANRPATKPIRLIAVSKLKPAADILALHNPPTNHLHFGENYLQELLEKSKLLPPSIRWHFIGGLQSNKCVTLARDVRGLWAVESVDSEKKASLLDRGWGERSEEVRGVALEDRLRVFVQVNTSGEENKAGVDPVAGAVPLARFIREKCPRLKLQGVMTIGAIARSKATTPETENEDFVCLRETRDRIVRELGLQGDDAELELSMGMSEDFEGAIKLGSDEVRVGTTIFGERPPKSEAKVV, from the coding sequence ATGACTCCCACCGaacaacaagaacaagaacaaCCCTCCccaacatcaacaacaatcaTGCCCGCCTCACCTTCCCGAACAGGAACCCTGCTTGCGAACCTTTCGTCCGTAACCTCACGCATCAGCACCGCCGCCTTGAACGCCAACCGCCCCGCCACAAAACCTATCCGCCTCATCGCCGTCTCAAAGCTCAAGCCCGCAGCCGATATCCTCGCCCTCCACAACCCGCCCACGAACCATCTCCACTTCGGCGAAAACTACCTCCAGGAACTCCTTGAGAAATCCAAGCTCCTCCCGCCAAGTATCCGCTGGCACTTCATCGGCGGACTGCAGTCGAACAAGTGCGTCACACTTGCGCGGGACGTCCGCGGGCTCTGGGCCGTCGAGTCCGTCGAcagcgagaagaaggccTCGCTGCTGGATAGAGGGTGGGGGGAGCGATCGGAGGAAGTCCGTGGTGTTGCACTCGAGGACCGGCTGCGTGTGTTTGTGCAGGTGAACACCTCCGGCGAAGAGAACAAGGCCGGGGTGGACCCTGTAGCTGGGGCGGTGCCGCTTGCGCGGTTCATCCGGGAGAAGTGCCCACGGTTGAAGCTGCAGGGCGTGATGACTATTGGGGCGATTGCGCGGTCCAAGGCTACGACGCCGGAGACGGAGAATGAGGATTTTGTGTGTTTGCGGGAGACGCGGGATCGCATCGTTAGGGAGCTGGGGCTGCAGGGTGATGAtgccgagctggagctgagTATGGGCATGAGTGAGGACTTTGAGGGCGCGATCAAGCTGGGGAGTGATGAGGTTCGTGTCGGGACGACGATTTTCGGGGAGCGGCCGCCCAAGTCCGAGGCAAAGGTGGTGTAG
- a CDS encoding AP-2 complex subunit alpha yields MSSMRGLVQFIADLRNARARELEEKRVNKELANIRQKFKAGNLNGYQKKKYVCKLLYVYIQGYDVDFGHLEAVNLISSNKYSEKQIGYLAVTLFLHEQHELLHLVVNSIRKDLLDNNELFNCLALHAVANVGGREMGEALSTDVHRLLISPTSKAFVKKKAALTLLRLYRKYPGIVQNEWAERMISLMDDPDMGVTLSVTSLIMALAQDRPEEYKGSYIKAAQRLKRIVVDNEIAPDYLYYRVPCPWIQVKLLRLLQYYPPSQDSHVREIIRASLQQIMTTAMDTPKNVQQNNAQNAILFEAINLLIHLDTEHNLMMQISSRLGKYIQSRETNVRYLGLEAMTHFAARAETLDPIKKHQNIILGSLRDRDISVRRKGLDLIYSMCDTTNAAPIVNELLRYLQTADYAIREEMVLKVAILTEKYATDAQWYIDITLKLLSLAGDHVNDEVWQRVIQIVTNNEELQAYAAHTLLGYLKTDCHESLVKIGCYVLGEFGHLIADNEGSSPIEQFLALQGKMITSNDNTRAMILSSFIKFVNLFPEIKPQLLHIFRLYSHSPDTELQQRAFEYLTLATLPTDDLLRTVCDEMPPFSERTSILLSRLHQKTAGTTEKKTWVVGGKDANADKKEVLLAQNTGLKRTFTTIVNGTKTGANGSAATSNASGDLAGLDLSAPPAPPPNMASAAHLTPDWEPGYNRLYFADEGVLFEDAQIQVGLRSEYRGHMGVVKIYISNKSSFAIGSLTTTLDNPAAPNLKIDSKSLPEPSVPAAGQTQQTLLVEAHGPFSDAPTIRISYLAGALQAYTLQLPVLMHRYMEPSTLSAEEFFKRWRQIGGPPLEAQHTFGVTAKAKNVSETFTRRLVEGFHWRILENVDPNPNNIVGCAVYQSHGGKTGCLLRLEPNYERKMFRVTIRATQEAVPQALAKQMEQKLAQGAPDEMFGSR; encoded by the exons ATGTCGTCCATGCGGGGTCTCGTGCAGTTCATTGCCGATCTGCGTAATGCTCGAGCGCGCGAGCTTGAGGAGAAGCGCGTGAACAAGGAGCTGGCCAATATCCGGCAGAAGTTCAAGGCCGGCAACTTAAACGGCtaccagaagaagaaatatgTCTGCAAACTGCTATATGTCTATATTCAGGGGTATGATGTTGATTTCGGTCATTTGGAGGCTGTCAACTTGATCTCCTCCAATAAGTATTCGGAGAAGCAGATTGGGTATCTGGCTGTGACCCTGTTCTTGCATGAGCAGCACGAGCTGCTACATCTGGTCGTCAACAGTATCCGGAAAGATCTACTTGATAATAATGAGTTATTCAACTGTTTGGCGCTGCATGCCGTTGCCAATGTTGGTGGACGGGAGATGGGGGAGGCGTTGAGTACGGACGTCCATCGGCTGCTAATTTCCCC GACATCTAAAGCTTTtgtcaagaagaaggccgcctTGACTCTGCTTCGATTGTACCGAAAATACCCTGGCATCGTGCAAAACGAATGGGCTGAGCGAATGATTTCTTTGATGGACGACCCGGACATGGGTGTCACTTTGTCTGTCACATCTCTCATCATGGCATTGGCGCAAGATAGGCCGGAAGAATACAAGGGGAGCTATATTAAAGCGGCGCAGCGTCTCAAGAGGATCGTGGTCGATAATGAGATCGCGCCTGATTATCTCTACTACCGTGTGCCCTGTCCTTGGATCCAGGTCAAACTGCTGCGCTTACTTCAGTACTATCCACCCTCTC AGGACAGCCACGTCCGCGAAATCATTAGAGCATCGCTGCAACAGATCATGACTACCGCTATGGACACACCAAAGAATGTCCAGCAAAACAATGCTCAAAATGCCATTCTCTTCGAGGCTATCAATCTTCTTATTCATCTAGATACCGAGCATAACCTCATGATGCAGATATCCTCCCGTTTGGGTAAATACATTCAGTCTCGAGAGACAAATGTCCGCTACCTCGGTTTGGAGGCCATGACACACTTCGCCGCCAGGGCCGAAACTCTTGACCCCATCAAGAAGCATCAGAACATAATCTTAGGTTCACTTCGAGATCGAGATATCAGCGTGCGGCGCAAAGGTCTGGACCTGATCTATAGCATGTGCGACACCACAAATGCGGCCCCCATCGTGAACGAACTTCTACGGTACCTGCAGACCGCGGACTATGCCATTCGAGAAGAGATGGTCCTCAAGGTTGCGATTCTCACAGAAAAGTACGCCACTGATGCTCAATGGTACATCGACATTACATTGAAACTGCTGTCGTTGGCAGGCGACCATGTCAACGACGAAGTATGGCAGCGAGTCATCCAAATTGTGACGAACAACGAGGAATTACAAGCCTATGCCGCACATACACTTTTAGGGTACCTGAAGACTGATTGCCACGAGAGCTTGGTCAAGATCGGCTGTTATGTTCTAGGAGAATTTGGTCATTTGATCGCCGACAATGAAGGCTCGAGCCCGATTGAGCAGTTCTTGGCTTTGCAGGGGAAGATGATCACCAGTAACGACAACACTCGTGCCATGATCTTATCCTCCTTCATCAAATTTGTAAATCTCTTCCCCGAAATCAAGCCACAACTCTTGCACATTTTCCGTCTCTACAGCCATTCCCCCGACACCGAGTTACAGCAGCGCGCTTTTGAATACTTGACACTGGCAACGCTTCCCACAGATGACCTCCTCCGGACCGTGTGTGACGAGATGCCTCCATTTTCGGAGCGAACCTCTATTCTTCTGTCTCGCCTGCATCAGAAGACGGCCGGCACGACCGAGAAGAAGACTTGGGTCGTGGGTGGCAAGGATGCTAACGCGGACAAGAAAGAAGTTCTTCTAGCACAGAACACTGGACTCAAGCGTACATTTACCACTATTGTCAATGGTACCAAAACCGGGGCCAACGGGTCGGCAGCGACGTCAAACGCCTCTGGCGACCTGGCCGGCCTCGATCTCAGTGCTCCACCTGCACCCCCGCCGAATATGGCCAGTGCAGCTCATCTTACGCCTGACTGGGAACCAGGATACAATAGATTGTACTTTGCGGATGAAGGCGTGCTCTTCGAGGATGCGCAAATCCAGGTTGGCTTGCGGTCCGAGTATCGTGGCCACATGGGCGTCGTGAAGATCTACATCTCGAACAAATCTTCATTCGCGATCGGATCTCTGACGACTACGCTGGACAACCCTGCGGCACCAAACCTGAAGATTGATAGCAAGAGTCTCCCGGAGCCTTCTGTTCCAGCCGCAGGCCAAACTCAGCAGACGCTATTGGTTGAGGCTCACGGGCCGTTTAGTGATGCGCCCACCATCCGAATCTCGTACCTTGCTGGAGCGCTTCAGGCTTACACCCTACAACTCCCCGTGCTGATGCACCGCTACATGGAGCCGTCGACTCTGTCAGCGGAAGAGTTCTTCAAGCGGTGGAGGCAGATTGGCGGTCCCCCACTCGAGGCGCAGCACACGTTCGGCGTCACTgccaaggcgaagaatgTCAGTGAGACCTTTACACGCCGCCTTGTGGAAGGGTTCCACTGGAGGATCCTGGAGAACGTGGATCCCAATCCCAATAATATCGTCGGATGTGCTGTGTACCAGTCCCATGGCGGAAAGACAGGATGCCTTCTCCGACTGGAGCCCAACTATGAACGCAAG ATGTTCCGGGTCACCATTCGGGCCACGCAAGAAGCCGTGCCGCAAGCACTAGCAAAACAGATGGAGCAGAAACTGGCGCAAGGCGCACCTGATGAGATGTTCGGCTCACGGTGA
- a CDS encoding putative copper resistance protein Crd2 gives MVHPSSTCCKTSGDGSCVCAAQAKCSCGKENALHCTCSRSAIENTISGPRCSCRARPAGQCTCERAAAENHPVTGDACPCGKRPSTSCTCEKVSAVDAAAEAIETDFTTRA, from the exons ATGGTCCACCCGTCTTCCACCTGCTGCAAAACCTCCGGTGACGGAAGCTGCGTCTGCGCAGCCCAGGCCAAGTGCTCCTGCGGCAAAGAGAACGCCCTCCACTGcacctgcagcagatccGCCATTGAAAACACCATCTCCGGGCCCAGATGCTCATGCC GAGCCCGTCCGGCTGGACAATGTACTTGTGAGCGCGCAGCCGCCGAGAACCACCCCGTGACCGGTGATGCGTGCCCCTGCGGCAAGAGACCTTCTA CATCCTGCACCTGTGAGAAGGTCAGCGCTGTTGATGCGGCGGCTGAAGCCATTGAAACTGATTTCACTACTCGTGCTTGA